One genomic segment of Mycolicibacterium psychrotolerans includes these proteins:
- a CDS encoding DmpA family aminopeptidase, with amino-acid sequence MTDIEHSTHTPDGRPRARGLGIELEGTPGPLNALTDVAGVEVGVTTLIDGDGPLVVGQGPVRTGVTAILPRGRAGVGAPCAAGWYSLNGNGEMTGTTWIDEVGSFNLPVVLSNTHAVGACHTGVVRWVNTVAPRLARQWLLPVCAETWDGYLNDINGDHVRPDHVEAALDAATGGPVAEGSVGGGTGMNCYDFKGGNGTASRRVPYGSRTFTVAAFVQANFGSRAELTVAGRRVGTRLLDDNPLDGDWFARDLAGAPPGAGSVIAVVATDAPLLPGQCKALARRVPLGLARTGTTGSHFSGDIFLAFSTADVPALASAFPLGPVGEDEIGSITFLPWGRMDPLYAAVVQSVEEAVLNALVVNEDMTGRDGHRSPRLPLGRLSALLVETP; translated from the coding sequence GTGACCGACATCGAGCATTCGACGCACACCCCCGACGGCCGGCCCCGAGCGCGCGGACTCGGCATCGAACTCGAGGGCACCCCCGGACCGCTCAATGCGCTGACCGACGTCGCCGGGGTCGAGGTCGGGGTGACGACGCTGATCGACGGCGACGGTCCCCTCGTCGTCGGGCAGGGTCCGGTCCGCACCGGGGTGACCGCGATCCTGCCCCGCGGCCGCGCGGGTGTCGGGGCGCCGTGCGCCGCGGGCTGGTACTCGCTCAACGGCAACGGCGAGATGACCGGAACCACTTGGATCGACGAGGTCGGCTCCTTCAACCTGCCCGTGGTGCTGTCCAACACCCACGCCGTCGGCGCGTGCCACACCGGCGTCGTCCGCTGGGTGAACACCGTCGCCCCCCGGCTGGCCCGGCAATGGCTGCTGCCGGTGTGCGCCGAGACCTGGGACGGCTACCTCAACGACATCAACGGCGATCACGTCCGCCCCGACCACGTCGAGGCCGCGCTCGACGCGGCGACCGGCGGGCCCGTCGCCGAGGGTTCCGTCGGTGGCGGCACCGGGATGAACTGTTATGACTTCAAGGGCGGCAACGGCACCGCGTCGCGTCGAGTCCCCTACGGGTCACGGACCTTCACGGTCGCCGCGTTCGTGCAGGCGAACTTCGGGTCGCGTGCCGAATTGACCGTCGCGGGGCGGCGGGTGGGCACTCGCCTGCTCGACGACAACCCTCTCGACGGTGACTGGTTCGCCCGGGACCTCGCCGGTGCGCCGCCGGGGGCGGGCTCGGTGATCGCTGTCGTGGCCACCGACGCACCGCTGCTTCCCGGGCAGTGCAAGGCGCTGGCGCGCCGCGTCCCGCTGGGCCTCGCCCGCACCGGCACCACCGGCAGTCACTTCTCCGGCGACATCTTCCTGGCCTTCTCCACCGCCGACGTCCCGGCGCTGGCGAGCGCGTTCCCGCTCGGACCGGTCGGCGAGGACGAGATCGGCTCCATCACTTTCCTGCCGTGGGGCCGGATGGACCCGCTGTACGCCGCGGTCGTGCAGAGCGTCGAGGAGGCCGTTCTCAACGCGCTGGTCGTCAACGAGGACATGACCGGCCGTGACGGCCACCGCTCCCCGCGGCTGCCCCTCGGCCGGCTGTCGGCGCTGCTCGTCGAGACGCCATAA
- a CDS encoding TspO/MBR family protein, which produces MRLLTLAKTAGAAFTAAALGGLATAPAVQSAWYRRLDKPGFQPPKQAFPIAWNILYTDIAVVSASTIDTLNDRGETAAAQAYTRALAVNLALNAGWSWIFFNRRRLGPAAVVAGALSVSSADLARRAAAVNPAAGAALSAYPLWCTFATVLSTRIWQLNR; this is translated from the coding sequence ATGCGCCTGCTGACTCTCGCCAAGACTGCCGGGGCGGCGTTCACCGCTGCCGCACTCGGCGGCTTGGCGACCGCGCCCGCTGTTCAGTCGGCCTGGTATCGACGGCTCGACAAGCCGGGCTTCCAACCTCCCAAGCAGGCCTTCCCGATAGCGTGGAACATCCTCTACACCGACATCGCCGTCGTGTCCGCGTCGACGATCGACACCCTCAACGACCGCGGCGAGACCGCTGCGGCACAGGCCTACACCCGGGCGCTGGCCGTCAACCTGGCGCTCAACGCCGGCTGGAGCTGGATCTTCTTCAACCGTCGCCGGTTGGGCCCCGCGGCAGTGGTGGCCGGGGCTCTGTCGGTCAGTAGCGCCGACCTCGCGCGGCGCGCCGCGGCGGTGAATCCCGCTGCGGGAGCGGCACTGTCCGCCTACCCGCTGTGGTGCACCTTCGCGACCGTGCTGTCGACCCGCATCTGGCAGCTCAACCGTTGA
- a CDS encoding acyl-CoA thioesterase domain-containing protein encodes MSGGADAAHFTVVDGGFKPTRFAQSHWGEDHLNGPAIVGLVARQLQISCGATEFHPARLTVDLFRAARSLHTTLEVTVIRDGRRVHSAECAVVQEGRAVARATLVQYRRSAPPPGRLWRSDSSFPEPPAPDGSVLPFVGSDAVGWTRSPAGHQNESRKRFFNDGIRVVADEPNSPFVRAAMVAEATSLVTNLGTAGVGYINGDLTVALSRLPVDEWVGIQADSHHAAGGIAVGTATLFDRLGPFGSGITTAIANPAVQIDFSTREFLTDDINYE; translated from the coding sequence TTGAGCGGCGGTGCAGACGCCGCGCACTTCACCGTCGTCGACGGCGGCTTCAAGCCAACACGATTCGCGCAGAGCCACTGGGGCGAGGACCACCTCAACGGCCCGGCGATCGTCGGGCTGGTCGCACGGCAGCTGCAGATCAGCTGCGGTGCAACGGAGTTCCACCCGGCCAGGTTGACCGTCGACCTGTTCCGGGCGGCGCGCAGCCTGCACACCACGCTCGAGGTCACGGTGATCCGTGACGGCAGGCGAGTGCACAGCGCGGAATGTGCTGTGGTGCAGGAGGGCCGGGCGGTGGCACGGGCGACGCTGGTGCAGTACCGCCGCTCCGCGCCACCACCGGGCCGGTTGTGGCGGTCGGACAGCAGTTTTCCCGAGCCGCCCGCGCCGGACGGCTCGGTGCTGCCGTTCGTCGGCAGCGATGCCGTCGGCTGGACCCGATCGCCCGCCGGGCACCAGAACGAGTCCCGCAAGCGGTTCTTCAACGACGGGATCCGCGTCGTGGCCGACGAACCCAACTCGCCGTTCGTCCGGGCGGCGATGGTGGCCGAGGCGACGAGTCTGGTCACCAACCTCGGCACCGCGGGCGTCGGCTACATCAACGGAGATCTCACAGTCGCGCTGTCCCGCCTTCCGGTCGACGAGTGGGTCGGCATCCAGGCCGACTCCCATCACGCCGCCGGCGGCATCGCGGTCGGCACCGCGACGCTGTTCGACCGCCTGGGCCCCTTCGGATCCGGTATCACCACCGCGATCGCCAATCCCGCGGTTCAGATCGACTTCTCGACCCGGGAGTTTCTGACCGACGACATCAATTACGAGTAG
- a CDS encoding siderophore-interacting protein — MPYSHASVVKTRQLSARLRRIVLEVDEPAELGIRAAGDSAVGVYFAPEDHPEGEGRNYSVRRHDGALIALDVVLHSQGPGATWASSATPGQRVILDHARSWYRPPPDTQWQLLVSDLSGLPAAARIVEELPARPPATLIVEIPTTEELDYLPRHPGVTVIPRVGSGNGPTPSALAEAVREHRLPAGRGYCWFAGEAAESRAVRKHLRGMGWTIDQYDVTGYWRRDSKYWDAKFAEVGDDALAVYERALADGKGDKSAFEEFDDACERIGL; from the coding sequence GTGCCGTACTCGCATGCCTCCGTCGTGAAGACCCGTCAGCTCAGCGCGCGACTGCGCCGGATCGTGCTGGAGGTCGACGAACCCGCAGAGCTCGGCATCCGGGCGGCCGGTGACTCCGCCGTAGGCGTGTACTTCGCGCCCGAGGACCATCCCGAGGGTGAGGGCCGCAACTACTCGGTGCGCCGCCACGACGGCGCACTGATCGCCCTCGACGTCGTGCTCCACTCGCAAGGCCCCGGCGCCACCTGGGCGTCGTCGGCGACACCGGGACAGCGCGTGATCCTCGACCACGCGCGCTCCTGGTACCGCCCCCCGCCCGACACGCAGTGGCAGCTACTCGTCAGCGACTTGTCCGGGCTTCCGGCCGCGGCCCGAATCGTCGAGGAACTCCCCGCCCGTCCGCCTGCCACCCTGATCGTCGAGATCCCCACCACCGAGGAACTCGACTATCTGCCCCGACACCCCGGCGTCACCGTCATCCCCCGCGTCGGCAGCGGGAACGGTCCGACACCGAGCGCACTGGCCGAGGCGGTGCGGGAGCACCGACTGCCCGCAGGCCGCGGTTACTGCTGGTTCGCCGGCGAGGCGGCCGAGTCACGCGCGGTCCGCAAACATCTGCGCGGCATGGGCTGGACCATCGACCAGTACGACGTCACCGGCTACTGGCGACGCGACTCCAAGTACTGGGACGCCAAGTTCGCCGAGGTGGGCGATGACGCGCTCGCCGTCTACGAGCGGGCGCTGGCTGACGGCAAGGGCGACAAATCGGCCTTCGAGGAGTTCGACGACGCGTGCGAACGGATCGGCCTGTAG
- a CDS encoding ankyrin repeat domain-containing protein: MASSLPDNPSLPRLRDDARSLQRLVRAGDADAVGSVRRHHPRPERALDGFALHDAQLTVARRYGFTGWPALVRFLGTAATLSIDPSRVDEGALGVADRFCALAVLHYTDVDAPPRWAAADEMCEAAPDLTSAHVWAAAAAADARALRRIVRDDHAAASSAGGPLRWTPLMYLCYSRATASCADTLDAAALLLDAGADPNAGYLWRGMAPPFTALTGVFGEGEQGPRRQPRHPFCTELATLLLDRGAHPADHQTLYNRMFRPDDSHLELLFAHGLADAGPGPWERRLADAIETREQMWRRQVQWAAEHGFSDRLELLARHGIDVGGVTVAAPVFPADPNDRDENGATALHHAAWDGDLEMIGRLLAAGADPGAVDHRFGTTPQQWAEHAYQSEAAALLRAHSRR, encoded by the coding sequence ATGGCCAGTTCGTTGCCCGACAATCCCTCGTTGCCCCGTCTGCGCGACGACGCCCGATCACTGCAGCGCCTGGTGCGCGCCGGTGACGCAGACGCGGTCGGGTCCGTCCGACGGCACCACCCTCGTCCCGAGCGCGCGTTGGACGGATTCGCCCTCCACGACGCCCAGCTGACCGTCGCACGCCGCTACGGATTCACCGGCTGGCCCGCCCTCGTGCGCTTTCTCGGCACCGCGGCGACGCTCAGCATCGACCCCAGCCGGGTCGACGAGGGCGCGCTGGGCGTCGCCGACCGGTTCTGCGCGTTGGCGGTGCTGCACTACACCGACGTCGACGCGCCGCCCCGGTGGGCCGCGGCTGACGAGATGTGCGAAGCTGCTCCAGATCTCACGAGTGCGCACGTCTGGGCGGCGGCCGCGGCGGCCGATGCCAGGGCGCTGCGCCGCATCGTGCGCGACGATCACGCTGCGGCCTCGTCGGCCGGTGGACCGTTGCGGTGGACGCCGCTGATGTACCTCTGTTACTCGCGGGCCACCGCGTCGTGTGCAGACACCCTCGATGCCGCGGCGCTTCTGCTCGACGCCGGCGCCGATCCGAACGCCGGTTACCTCTGGCGTGGCATGGCGCCGCCGTTCACCGCCCTCACCGGAGTGTTCGGGGAGGGGGAGCAGGGGCCTCGTCGCCAGCCCCGCCACCCGTTCTGCACCGAACTCGCCACGCTGCTGCTCGACCGCGGCGCTCACCCGGCCGATCACCAGACGCTCTACAACCGGATGTTCCGGCCCGACGATTCCCACCTGGAGCTGTTGTTCGCCCACGGCCTGGCGGACGCGGGACCGGGCCCCTGGGAGCGCCGCCTGGCCGATGCGATCGAGACACGTGAGCAGATGTGGCGGCGACAGGTGCAATGGGCTGCAGAGCATGGCTTTTCCGATCGGCTCGAGCTGCTGGCCCGGCACGGAATCGACGTCGGCGGCGTGACGGTCGCCGCGCCGGTCTTCCCGGCCGACCCGAACGATCGTGACGAGAACGGCGCCACCGCACTGCACCACGCCGCCTGGGACGGGGACCTCGAGATGATCGGCAGGCTTCTCGCCGCGGGAGCCGATCCGGGGGCGGTCGATCACCGATTCGGAACGACGCCGCAGCAGTGGGCCGAGCACGCCTACCAGAGCGAGGCCGCGGCCCTGCTCAGGGCGCACTCGCGTCGGTGA
- a CDS encoding SIS domain-containing protein — MKPDAFAADLTQKPDTLARLALVLSERNPWADVVPADTARVVLLGMGSSAYASAVAAARLRSRGVVATAELASSSLLPAWGPGTLVVATSASGGSAETLDALTRLPAGATTVALTNTAGSALTERCDAVVTLEAGVEAGGVACRSYQHTLALLLALESHLVGVDTSAVAASVDGAAAASAHLLEQESDWLPELSALLLGPSGTYLAAPAHRLCSAQQGALMLREGPRRPAAACETGDWSHVDVYLTKTTDYRLLVFSGSVWEPQLAEWTTARGSTVVGVGGNVPGADRVLRYPGDTDDDIALLTEVLVPELIAARQWQRLTDASAP; from the coding sequence GTGAAGCCCGACGCGTTCGCCGCCGACCTGACGCAGAAACCCGATACGCTCGCGCGGCTGGCACTCGTGCTCTCGGAACGCAATCCGTGGGCCGACGTGGTCCCCGCCGACACCGCCCGCGTGGTCCTTCTCGGCATGGGATCCTCGGCGTACGCGAGCGCGGTGGCCGCCGCGCGATTGCGGTCCCGCGGTGTGGTGGCGACCGCCGAACTCGCCTCGTCGTCACTGCTGCCTGCGTGGGGGCCTGGGACGCTGGTGGTGGCCACCTCAGCCAGCGGCGGGTCTGCCGAGACCCTCGACGCGCTGACGCGGCTACCCGCGGGTGCCACCACCGTCGCGCTGACGAACACCGCGGGCTCTGCGCTGACCGAGCGGTGCGACGCGGTGGTCACCCTGGAGGCGGGGGTCGAGGCCGGCGGCGTGGCGTGTCGGAGCTACCAGCACACGCTGGCGCTGCTGCTGGCACTGGAAAGCCACCTCGTCGGCGTCGACACGTCGGCGGTCGCGGCGTCCGTCGATGGCGCCGCCGCCGCGAGCGCTCATCTCCTCGAGCAGGAATCCGATTGGCTTCCTGAGCTTTCGGCGCTGCTTCTCGGCCCTTCCGGCACCTACCTGGCGGCCCCGGCGCATCGGCTGTGCTCGGCGCAGCAGGGCGCGCTGATGCTGCGGGAGGGGCCGCGGCGTCCCGCAGCAGCCTGCGAGACCGGTGACTGGAGCCATGTCGACGTGTACCTGACCAAGACGACGGATTACCGCCTGCTGGTCTTCTCCGGTTCGGTGTGGGAGCCCCAGCTGGCCGAGTGGACGACCGCGCGGGGCAGCACCGTCGTCGGCGTGGGCGGGAACGTGCCGGGGGCGGACCGCGTGCTGCGCTACCCGGGCGACACCGACGACGACATCGCGCTGCTGACCGAGGTGCTGGTGCCAGAGTTGATCGCCGCGCGGCAGTGGCAGCGGCTCACCGACGCGAGTGCGCCCTGA
- a CDS encoding glucosamine kinase, with protein MADPLDWLDLPGGHRLAVVAVAAGLAATPMVYRDEWRRALPGDGTAEALLDMLAAQPGSRTIGRFTVRSWTSRPARTERPMGVDQTNESVIVGDTAVVKWATHLQNGPHPAPRRITVLREAGFTGMPAPWGLVTWQPAGGNETVVAYVDEYLPGAVDGWTWAVEAMTSAALDGDPDAITPTAQALGTLIADLHAALAATASIATETDARRWHRAALDTLETACATGDSAGGAVLRARRAEVASEFGILLALAGATVLDGHGDLHVGQVLRSGDRFSVTDFDGNPVLTAAERVKPIPPVVDVAGMAQSLSHVAIVARRYTDLDPSELNAAESTARRAFLDTYATRLRMLGHAALVDPRPLRALRLVQVLREMIYAAEHLPRWMYVPDAALPVLLDEERTP; from the coding sequence GTGGCTGACCCGCTGGACTGGCTCGACCTGCCGGGCGGGCACCGGCTGGCCGTCGTGGCGGTCGCCGCGGGCCTGGCCGCGACGCCCATGGTGTATCGCGACGAATGGCGGCGCGCTCTGCCCGGCGACGGCACCGCCGAGGCGCTGCTCGACATGCTTGCCGCACAGCCGGGTTCGCGCACGATCGGACGATTCACCGTGCGGTCCTGGACGTCGCGGCCCGCGAGAACCGAGAGGCCCATGGGCGTCGACCAGACCAACGAATCGGTGATCGTCGGCGACACCGCCGTCGTCAAGTGGGCCACCCACCTCCAGAACGGTCCCCACCCGGCGCCGCGACGTATCACCGTCCTGCGGGAGGCCGGTTTCACCGGGATGCCCGCCCCTTGGGGCCTGGTCACCTGGCAGCCGGCCGGGGGGAACGAGACGGTGGTGGCGTACGTGGACGAGTACCTGCCGGGTGCCGTCGACGGCTGGACATGGGCGGTCGAGGCGATGACCTCGGCCGCCCTCGACGGCGACCCCGACGCGATCACCCCGACGGCGCAGGCGCTCGGGACCCTCATCGCCGACCTGCATGCCGCGCTGGCCGCCACGGCGTCGATCGCGACCGAAACCGACGCCCGCCGATGGCACCGCGCGGCGCTCGACACCCTCGAAACAGCCTGTGCGACTGGGGACTCTGCGGGCGGCGCGGTCCTGCGCGCCCGCCGCGCGGAGGTCGCCTCCGAGTTCGGGATCCTGCTCGCACTGGCCGGCGCGACGGTGCTCGACGGACACGGCGACCTGCACGTCGGTCAGGTGCTGCGCAGCGGCGACCGGTTCTCGGTGACCGATTTCGACGGCAACCCCGTGCTGACGGCCGCCGAGCGGGTCAAGCCGATCCCCCCGGTCGTCGACGTCGCGGGCATGGCGCAGTCGCTGTCACACGTCGCGATCGTCGCCCGCCGCTACACCGATCTCGACCCGTCCGAGCTGAACGCCGCCGAGAGCACTGCCCGCCGGGCGTTCCTCGACACCTATGCCACCCGTCTGCGCATGCTGGGCCACGCCGCCCTCGTCGATCCGCGTCCGCTGCGCGCGCTGCGCCTCGTCCAGGTGCTGCGCGAGATGATCTATGCCGCAGAGCATCTCCCCCGATGGATGTATGTGCCCGATGCCGCCCTGCCCGTCCTGCTCGACGAGGAGAGAACACCGTGA
- a CDS encoding glycosyltransferase produces the protein MTAQTPLTIMFWPESAYGPTNQCIGLASILRDRGHRIVFAAESSWAGRIAPFGFVEELVDLAAPAGGAADEDAGAFWTQFIAETAPEFRRPTIEQLSTFIQPTYQALIDGARYCEPRLREIIAEHRPDVIVEDNVVLFPALVTAGVPFVRIVSCSPLEIPGPDVPPPFSGLPSADRAEWDAYRAEFDRTHRAMWADFDSWVQAQGAAPLPDLEFMPRDNAAGLYVYPAEADYVDRRPLDSTWTRMDSSVRETDDAYPLPAAVADRPAGSALIYLSLGSLGGADVELMQRLVDVLGATGHRYIVSKGPQADRIALADNMVGEQMLPQTKVIPQVDLVISHGGNNTVTETLHFGKPLIVLPLFWDQYENAQRVDELGYGIRLDPYRFTDDELTGTVDRLLADTALRERMADLGAAIRRRDGLRVGADVIERAGRAQRSSGG, from the coding sequence GTGACCGCGCAGACACCGTTGACGATCATGTTCTGGCCGGAGTCGGCCTACGGGCCGACGAATCAGTGCATCGGACTGGCGTCGATTCTGCGCGACCGCGGCCACCGGATCGTCTTCGCCGCCGAGAGTTCCTGGGCGGGCCGGATCGCGCCGTTCGGCTTCGTCGAGGAACTCGTCGATCTGGCCGCGCCGGCCGGCGGCGCCGCCGACGAGGACGCCGGCGCCTTCTGGACGCAGTTCATCGCCGAAACCGCGCCGGAGTTCCGCAGGCCGACGATCGAGCAGCTCTCGACGTTCATCCAGCCGACCTATCAGGCGCTCATCGACGGCGCCCGCTACTGCGAGCCGCGGCTGCGCGAGATCATCGCCGAGCACCGGCCCGACGTCATCGTCGAGGACAACGTCGTGCTGTTCCCCGCGCTGGTGACCGCCGGCGTGCCCTTCGTGCGCATCGTGTCGTGCAGTCCGCTGGAGATCCCGGGACCCGATGTGCCGCCGCCGTTCTCGGGGTTGCCCAGCGCCGACCGCGCCGAATGGGATGCCTACCGGGCGGAGTTCGACCGCACCCACCGCGCGATGTGGGCCGACTTCGACTCCTGGGTGCAGGCCCAGGGCGCCGCACCGCTTCCCGACCTGGAATTCATGCCGCGCGACAATGCCGCCGGCCTCTACGTGTATCCGGCCGAGGCCGACTATGTGGATCGGCGTCCGCTCGATTCCACGTGGACTCGAATGGATTCCAGCGTCCGTGAGACCGACGACGCCTACCCGCTGCCCGCAGCCGTGGCCGACCGGCCTGCCGGCAGTGCGCTGATCTACCTGTCGCTGGGTTCCCTGGGCGGCGCCGACGTCGAACTGATGCAGCGGCTGGTCGACGTGCTGGGCGCCACCGGACACCGCTACATCGTCAGCAAGGGGCCGCAGGCCGACCGAATCGCTTTGGCCGACAACATGGTCGGCGAGCAGATGCTCCCGCAGACCAAGGTCATCCCGCAGGTGGACCTGGTGATCTCGCATGGCGGCAACAACACCGTCACCGAGACGCTGCACTTCGGCAAGCCGCTGATCGTGTTGCCGCTGTTCTGGGATCAGTACGAGAACGCCCAGCGCGTCGACGAACTCGGGTACGGAATCCGGCTGGACCCCTACCGGTTCACCGACGACGAGCTGACCGGCACGGTGGATCGTCTGCTCGCCGACACCGCGCTGCGCGAGCGCATGGCGGACCTGGGTGCGGCAATCCGCCGCCGCGACGGACTGCGGGTCGGCGCCGACGTCATCGAACGGGCCGGCCGTGCTCAGCGGTCGTCGGGTGGCTGA
- a CDS encoding alpha/beta fold hydrolase: MPTITTSDGVQIYYKDWGSGQPIVFSHGWPLSADDWDAQLMFFLGQGYRVVAHDRRGHGRSEQVADGHDMDHYADDLAAVVAHLDLRDAVHVGHSTGGGEVVRYLARHGEERAAKAALIAAVPPLMVQTETNPGGLPKAVFDDFQTQVATNRSAFYRAVPEGPFYGFNRDGVEPVEGVIANWWRQGMMGGAKAHYDGVVAFSQTDFTEDLEKIRLPVLVMHGDDDQIVPYADAGPLSAELLPNGILKTYKGFPHGMPTTHADVINADLLEFLRS; encoded by the coding sequence ATGCCGACAATCACCACCAGCGATGGCGTCCAGATCTACTACAAGGATTGGGGTTCAGGACAGCCGATCGTGTTCAGCCACGGCTGGCCGCTGTCGGCGGACGACTGGGACGCCCAGCTGATGTTCTTCCTCGGTCAGGGTTACCGGGTGGTCGCGCACGACCGGCGGGGGCACGGCCGCTCGGAGCAGGTGGCCGACGGCCACGACATGGACCACTACGCCGACGACCTCGCCGCTGTCGTCGCACACCTCGACCTGCGCGACGCCGTGCATGTGGGGCACTCCACCGGTGGCGGCGAGGTCGTGCGCTATCTGGCGCGCCACGGCGAGGAGCGCGCCGCCAAGGCCGCGCTGATCGCGGCGGTACCGCCGCTGATGGTGCAGACCGAGACCAACCCGGGCGGGCTGCCCAAGGCGGTGTTCGACGACTTCCAGACGCAGGTGGCGACCAACCGGTCCGCGTTCTACCGCGCAGTCCCCGAGGGGCCGTTCTACGGCTTCAACCGCGACGGCGTCGAACCCGTGGAAGGGGTCATCGCGAACTGGTGGCGGCAGGGCATGATGGGCGGCGCCAAGGCGCACTACGACGGTGTGGTGGCATTCTCCCAGACCGATTTCACCGAAGACCTCGAGAAGATCCGGCTCCCCGTCCTGGTGATGCACGGCGACGACGATCAGATCGTGCCCTATGCCGATGCCGGTCCTCTGTCCGCCGAGCTGCTGCCGAACGGAATCCTCAAGACCTACAAGGGCTTTCCGCACGGCATGCCGACCACACACGCGGACGTCATCAACGCCGACCTGCTGGAGTTCCTCAGGTCCTGA
- a CDS encoding nuclear transport factor 2 family protein — MHPFRQAVEARDAAAMEALLADDVVFTSPVAFKPYPGKPITAAILRAVMRVFEDFRYIREIADADGRDHALVFEATVAGKKVTGCDFLHVDDDGLIDDFMVMVRPLSGATALADAMGAQFDRIQQEALQAGPAPA; from the coding sequence ATGCACCCGTTCCGTCAAGCCGTCGAAGCCCGCGACGCAGCCGCCATGGAGGCGCTGCTCGCCGACGACGTCGTGTTCACCAGCCCCGTCGCCTTCAAGCCCTACCCGGGCAAGCCGATCACCGCGGCCATCCTGCGCGCGGTGATGCGGGTGTTCGAGGACTTCCGCTACATCCGTGAGATCGCCGACGCCGACGGCCGTGACCACGCGCTCGTCTTCGAGGCGACGGTCGCCGGCAAGAAAGTCACCGGCTGCGACTTCCTGCATGTCGACGACGACGGCCTGATCGACGACTTCATGGTGATGGTGCGACCGCTGTCGGGCGCCACCGCACTGGCCGACGCCATGGGCGCGCAGTTCGACCGCATCCAGCAGGAGGCCCTGCAGGCGGGCCCGGCGCCGGCCTGA
- a CDS encoding GAF domain-containing protein, with amino-acid sequence MKSTLPRPLLIPAAGHTVPPMTSTLQALAHRCASLIPGTAGCGMTLLTADGRRITSVATDRVAERLNALHDVNPQNPCASAWMHDTVRRAHSSVTRLGWAPWMASAQGMGVRSVLAAPLCTPRRRLGWVFVYSTRADSYRHGHGRLLTTFAAAAAHRVDRCQNPHGLPG; translated from the coding sequence ATGAAGTCCACCCTCCCGCGTCCTCTGCTGATCCCGGCGGCCGGCCACACCGTGCCGCCCATGACCTCGACGCTGCAGGCGCTGGCGCACCGATGCGCGTCGTTGATCCCGGGCACCGCCGGTTGCGGGATGACGCTCCTGACTGCCGATGGTCGCCGGATCACGTCGGTGGCCACCGACCGCGTCGCCGAACGGCTCAACGCCTTGCACGACGTGAACCCGCAGAACCCCTGTGCCAGTGCGTGGATGCACGACACCGTGCGCCGGGCGCACTCGTCGGTGACCCGGTTGGGCTGGGCTCCGTGGATGGCGAGCGCGCAAGGGATGGGCGTGCGGTCCGTGCTCGCCGCGCCGCTGTGCACGCCGCGCCGCCGGCTCGGTTGGGTGTTCGTCTACTCGACCCGCGCCGATTCCTACCGGCACGGCCATGGACGGCTGCTGACCACGTTCGCCGCCGCCGCCGCCCACAGGGTCGACCGCTGCCAGAATCCGCACGGCCTACCCGGATGA